In Cyclobacteriaceae bacterium, the DNA window CAGTTCCATACTTTTGGTGATCCCGATCGCGAAAGAGGCAAGCATCAAATCAAGAATCTTAGAAAAATAAAAGAGAACAGTTGGTTTCTGGAACGTTTTATCACTATTGGATATTGGGCTTTGGTTGAGTTTTCAAAGGTAGTGCCTTCACCGGATGAGCTTTCAAGCAAATGCGAATGGCATAATATTGATAAGATTCCACAGCTGGTACTTGATCACAATGATATTCTAAAAAAAGCATTGAGCTCTCTTCAACAAAATCTCAATGAATTTCCGGTAGGAAAAGAACTACTGCCATCAAAATTCACCATGCCCGACTTGCAGAATCTTTATGAAACGATTCTGGATAAAAAACTTGACCGTCGTAATTTTCAGAAAAAAATTCTTGCATTAGGCATTCTTGAACGACTCTCTGAACAACGGCAAGGTGGCGCACATAAAGCACCATTCTTATATCGCTTCAATCCTAAGAAATATCAACATGCAATGAAGCATGGCTTGAGGTTCGGACTTTCTTAATCACTTGTTGAACTACTTAGCATAACTAGGACCCCGAACAATCATGCCGGGTTTTTCATTTGTATGTTGACCTTCTTTCAATACCTGTGTTCCATTCACAAAAACATGTTGAACACCCGTACTATATTGATGGGGATTCTCAAAGGTAGCATGATCCTGAATTTTTGCAGGATCAAAAACAACTACATCCGCAAAATAACCGGGCTTCAACAATCCACGTTTCTTAATTTTCAAATTTCCAGCAGGCAGCGATGTGAGTTTCCGGATTGCCTCCTCCAGGGAGATGACTTTCTCATCCCTTACGTACTTGGCAAGTAACCTTGAAAAATTTCCATATGCCCTTGGGTGATCCTTATACTTCAGGAACATTCCTTCGGCCGTTGGGGATCCAGCATCCGATCCAAAACTCAGGTAAGGCAACGCAATCTGGCGCCTGATATTTTCCTCACTCATCAGAAAATAGGCAGTCTCTACACGTGTGCTGTCCGTGATCACGAGATCCATCGCTGTTTCTTCAGGACTTTTTCCATATGTCTTAGCTACCTCTGCCAGAGTTTTGCCGGTATAGCGCTTTAAAGAATCATTTGTGAATCCTAGTAGCAATACCCTCTCAGCACTGCCTGCATTTAGCAGTAGGTTTTCCCATTGATCAGTTGGTGTTCGCATTTCGAGAAGGACTTTCTTACGAATCGTTGGGTTTTTTAATCTTTTGATCCATTCATTAATACCACCTTCCTGAACCCATGGTGGCATAGATGCGTCCAAACCTGTTGCCCCGGCAGTATAGTTATACATATCAGCGGTTATGCGAAGTCCGGACTTATTTGCTTTATCAATTTTTGCAATAACAGAATCAAGCTTTCCCCAGTTTGACTTCCCTCCCATTTTCAAATGATAAATCTCAGCCGGAATTTTTGCTTCCCTTGCTATTCGAATAGTTTCATCCACCGCAGCAAGAATATTGTTGCCTTCACTTCGCATGTGGGAAATATACATACCACCATATGAAGCTGCTACCTTACTCAACTCAATAAGTTCCTCTGTTGTAGCATAATTATCGGGAGCATAAATCAGAGCACAGGTAGCTCCCATTGCACCTTCTTTCATTGACTGTTTCACAAGCTCTTTCATCTTTTCGAGCTCTTCAGGATTAGGAGCACGATTTTCGTAAGCAAGCTGATTAATACGGATTGTATTCAGTCCTACAAATGCAGCCACATTAGGTGTTATGCCTCTTCGCTGAAGTGATTCCAGATATTCACCAAACGTTGTCCAGTCAATGTCAAACTTCCAGTCAGGATTTCTTTTCATCTGATCCATGTAATCTTTTTTCATTCTATCATTTAACG includes these proteins:
- a CDS encoding NUDIX hydrolase; this encodes MKKPRITLDTQTFYDKGHEYLLSHLSIDCVIFGFHDSQLKVLLLEWKDTKQWCLPGGFIYKDEHIDEAANRILNSRTGLDHIHLQQFHTFGDPDRERGKHQIKNLRKIKENSWFLERFITIGYWALVEFSKVVPSPDELSSKCEWHNIDKIPQLVLDHNDILKKALSSLQQNLNEFPVGKELLPSKFTMPDLQNLYETILDKKLDRRNFQKKILALGILERLSEQRQGGAHKAPFLYRFNPKKYQHAMKHGLRFGLS
- a CDS encoding D-aminoacylase; amino-acid sequence: MKPLFLLLVLTVMFCSCQKKKYDLIIKGGTVYDGSGNPGVVSDIGVNADTVAFIGDLSGAIGTIETDARGLAVAPGFINMMSHAEVSLLIDGNSQSDIRQGVTLEVLGEGSMGPLNDRMKKDYMDQMKRNPDWKFDIDWTTFGEYLESLQRRGITPNVAAFVGLNTIRINQLAYENRAPNPEELEKMKELVKQSMKEGAMGATCALIYAPDNYATTEELIELSKVAASYGGMYISHMRSEGNNILAAVDETIRIAREAKIPAEIYHLKMGGKSNWGKLDSVIAKIDKANKSGLRITADMYNYTAGATGLDASMPPWVQEGGINEWIKRLKNPTIRKKVLLEMRTPTDQWENLLLNAGSAERVLLLGFTNDSLKRYTGKTLAEVAKTYGKSPEETAMDLVITDSTRVETAYFLMSEENIRRQIALPYLSFGSDAGSPTAEGMFLKYKDHPRAYGNFSRLLAKYVRDEKVISLEEAIRKLTSLPAGNLKIKKRGLLKPGYFADVVVFDPAKIQDHATFENPHQYSTGVQHVFVNGTQVLKEGQHTNEKPGMIVRGPSYAK